The following are encoded in a window of Roseimaritima ulvae genomic DNA:
- a CDS encoding PEP-CTERM sorting domain-containing protein (PEP-CTERM proteins occur, often in large numbers, in the proteomes of bacteria that also encode an exosortase, a predicted intramembrane cysteine proteinase. The presence of a PEP-CTERM domain at a protein's C-terminus predicts cleavage within the sorting domain, followed by covalent anchoring to some some component of the (usually Gram-negative) cell surface. Many PEP-CTERM proteins exhibit an unusual sequence composition that includes large numbers of potential glycosylation sites. Expression of one such protein has been shown restore the ability of a bacterium to form floc, a type of biofilm.) gives MALLFSPAVANAGVFVDFTNFDSRMTELAVSAGVTGFNAGELSTLETGIVSVLENAYQDFIGLSFSTVDPGGTRPVVTFGTAASPGSLGVANHIDFLNRVSGDTARVFSANFDFVVDEFSGNNNRAEQISQLTAALGGTAVHELGHNLGLRHHDAYGDLTYTGSPINTGGVQNGNWMATGSTGLGEQGRQVPRTFSTNSLVKLAYAEGTLDNNPVAVQEAGDAGDSIGSAMAVSFETIPVANRFGEVVIGEISTSSDIDFYAVQLAANSLFTADINVDYAAGFPFDNVNTTLSLFDMAGNQLATDDVSVYSGNTFGSGGFGDGFDPALFNVNIATAGTYYVQVASEGSDIGDYQLLMHTNSSTHMVPEPSSIVLFGMFAGTVCCSVRRRRSASKELRI, from the coding sequence ATGGCCCTTCTGTTTTCGCCTGCCGTGGCGAATGCAGGTGTATTTGTCGACTTCACCAATTTTGATTCGCGGATGACCGAGTTGGCGGTATCTGCGGGAGTTACCGGCTTCAATGCTGGCGAGCTCTCGACTCTGGAAACCGGAATTGTTTCGGTATTGGAGAATGCTTATCAAGATTTTATCGGCCTGAGCTTCTCGACAGTGGACCCGGGTGGAACGAGACCGGTTGTCACCTTTGGAACGGCAGCTTCACCTGGTTCGCTTGGTGTTGCGAATCACATTGATTTCTTAAACCGTGTGTCTGGAGATACGGCGCGGGTTTTCTCCGCGAACTTTGATTTCGTCGTCGATGAGTTTTCAGGTAATAACAATCGGGCCGAGCAGATTTCGCAGCTTACTGCAGCGCTGGGCGGCACCGCCGTTCACGAACTCGGGCACAACCTCGGACTGCGCCATCATGACGCTTATGGCGACCTCACCTACACAGGGTCGCCCATAAATACTGGCGGGGTGCAAAACGGGAACTGGATGGCAACCGGTTCGACGGGCCTCGGCGAGCAGGGGCGGCAGGTGCCACGAACGTTCTCGACAAATTCATTGGTCAAACTTGCGTACGCGGAAGGGACCTTGGACAACAATCCTGTCGCGGTTCAAGAAGCCGGGGATGCGGGCGATTCGATTGGTTCGGCCATGGCCGTCAGCTTCGAGACGATTCCGGTTGCCAACCGATTTGGGGAGGTGGTAATCGGCGAGATTAGTACGAGCTCGGACATCGACTTTTACGCGGTTCAATTGGCCGCGAACAGCCTGTTCACTGCGGACATCAACGTGGACTATGCAGCGGGATTTCCATTCGACAATGTGAATACCACACTTTCACTATTTGACATGGCAGGAAATCAACTTGCCACGGACGATGTTAGCGTCTATTCGGGAAACACATTTGGCAGCGGTGGTTTTGGAGATGGTTTTGATCCGGCATTGTTCAATGTTAATATCGCCACCGCTGGAACTTATTACGTACAGGTCGCTTCGGAAGGATCAGATATTGGCGACTATCAGCTGCTGATGCACACCAATTCGTCAACGCACATGGTCCCCGAACCCTCTTCCATCGTTTTGTTCGGTATGTTCGCGGGTACGGTCTGCTGCTCAGTCCGGCGTCGCCGTTCGGCTTCGAAAGAACTTCGGATCTAA